One Rhizobium sp. NRK18 genomic window carries:
- a CDS encoding amidase: MVLTMSWDEWAASDGVGLADLIRRGEVTPAELAVQAAEAIAAVNPAIDGVIEVFEDTVADPGLIGTDLSGFFAGLPFLMKDLGPTVGGRLQEMGSLSMKGNRPSSDSHLTTRIKGAGLNIIGRTTTPEFGCCSSAENPAMYVTRNPWNTDYTSCGSSAGAAVTVASGAVPIAHGSDGGGSIRIPAGVNGLIGMKTTRGTFSIAPYGSDFTSVVSTQGCLTRTVRDTAAFIDNCRGGAPGEFMPYWSPDVPFLKLIERDPKPLKIAVSHEWGPYKATPHIVGELERAARFLESLGHNVEWIVPTVDFEKAYRAQTTCYITNFAQTVNNLLRAKGLDRPPADLFEPMNIRIWEQGKDATYTERSDMQLAFNDTARAFGAFFEEWDVILTPTTSRETPKLGTTEYLTITDNPSALDWFGNLWGFFAYTPLTNLCGTTGISMPLATLESGLPLGIHAQSRQGNDGLLLQLAAQVERAIDGKWNQGRRPMAHVTAEH; the protein is encoded by the coding sequence ATGGTGCTGACGATGAGCTGGGACGAATGGGCGGCAAGCGACGGTGTCGGGCTGGCAGACCTGATCAGGCGCGGCGAGGTGACGCCCGCCGAGCTTGCGGTTCAGGCGGCCGAGGCGATCGCGGCGGTCAATCCGGCCATCGACGGCGTCATCGAAGTTTTCGAGGATACGGTTGCCGATCCCGGCCTGATCGGAACCGATCTTTCCGGCTTCTTTGCCGGCCTTCCGTTTCTCATGAAGGATCTCGGGCCGACGGTCGGCGGACGGTTGCAGGAAATGGGCTCGCTCTCGATGAAGGGCAACCGGCCATCCTCCGACAGTCACCTCACCACCCGCATCAAGGGCGCCGGCCTCAACATCATCGGCCGCACGACGACGCCGGAATTCGGCTGCTGCAGTTCGGCCGAAAACCCGGCCATGTATGTCACGCGCAACCCGTGGAACACCGACTATACCAGCTGCGGATCGTCGGCCGGCGCTGCCGTTACCGTTGCCTCCGGCGCGGTGCCGATCGCGCATGGCAGCGACGGCGGCGGCTCGATCCGCATTCCGGCCGGCGTCAACGGGCTGATCGGGATGAAGACTACCCGCGGCACGTTTTCCATTGCGCCCTATGGGTCGGACTTCACCTCAGTGGTCTCCACGCAAGGTTGCCTGACGCGCACGGTGCGTGACACGGCCGCCTTCATCGACAATTGCCGGGGTGGCGCGCCGGGCGAGTTCATGCCCTACTGGTCGCCGGACGTTCCCTTCCTCAAGCTGATCGAGCGCGACCCGAAGCCTCTGAAAATTGCCGTCTCGCACGAATGGGGACCTTACAAGGCGACGCCGCATATCGTCGGCGAGCTGGAACGGGCGGCCCGCTTCCTCGAAAGCCTCGGCCATAATGTCGAGTGGATCGTGCCGACTGTCGACTTCGAAAAGGCTTATCGCGCGCAGACGACCTGCTACATCACCAATTTCGCGCAGACGGTGAACAATCTTCTTCGCGCCAAGGGGCTCGACCGGCCGCCGGCCGATCTCTTCGAGCCGATGAACATTCGGATCTGGGAACAGGGCAAGGATGCGACCTATACCGAGCGGTCGGACATGCAACTGGCCTTCAACGATACCGCCCGCGCCTTCGGGGCCTTCTTCGAGGAGTGGGACGTCATCCTGACGCCGACGACGTCGCGGGAAACGCCGAAGCTCGGGACGACCGAATATTTGACGATCACCGACAATCCGTCGGCGCTCGACTGGTTCGGCAATCTCTGGGGCTTTTTCGCCTACACGCCGCTCACCAATCTCTGCGGCACGACGGGCATCTCGATGCCGCTGGCAACGCTCGAGAGCGGACTGCCGCTCGGCATTCACGCGCAGAGCCGGCAGGGCAATGACGGACTGCTGCTGCAGCTTGCCGCCCAGGTGGAGCGGGCGATCGACGGCAAATGGAACCAGGGCCGCCGGCCAATGGCGCATGTGACGGCGGAACACTAG
- a CDS encoding TetR/AcrR family transcriptional regulator, with protein MEEMTNESGWRGSREGWLDAASEALLEAGVDSVKILPLAKKLGLSRTSFYWFFRDREELLQALVGRWREKNTGGLVQQTLAPALTPAEAMLNICDCWLDSRMFDSKMEFAIRSWALQSDDISADVRKADQERLDALRQMFVRFGLSEVNADVRARTTYLVQIGYITMQTEEDIETRMQRIPDYIEVLTGTTATQAELQRFAARHGYRPA; from the coding sequence ATGGAAGAGATGACGAACGAGAGTGGTTGGCGCGGATCGCGGGAGGGCTGGCTCGACGCGGCCTCGGAAGCCTTGCTGGAGGCGGGAGTCGATTCGGTGAAAATCCTGCCGCTGGCAAAGAAGCTCGGCCTGTCGCGCACCAGCTTCTACTGGTTCTTCAGGGACCGGGAGGAACTGCTTCAAGCTCTCGTCGGAAGATGGCGCGAAAAGAATACCGGCGGCCTCGTGCAGCAGACGCTCGCACCGGCCCTGACGCCGGCCGAGGCCATGCTCAACATCTGCGACTGCTGGCTCGACAGCCGCATGTTCGATTCAAAGATGGAATTCGCGATCCGAAGCTGGGCACTGCAGTCCGACGACATATCGGCGGACGTGAGGAAAGCCGACCAGGAGCGGCTCGATGCGCTGCGCCAGATGTTTGTCCGCTTCGGGCTTTCCGAGGTGAATGCCGACGTGCGGGCTCGAACCACCTACCTCGTGCAGATCGGCTACATCACCATGCAGACCGAAGAGGACATCGAGACGCGCATGCAGCGCATTCCCGACTATATCGAGGTTCTGACCGGAACCACGGCAACGCAAGCGGAATTGCAGCGCTTCGCCGCCCGCCACGGCTACCGTCCGGCCTGA
- a CDS encoding NADH:flavin oxidoreductase, whose product MSNDPLLQPYQLKHLTLRNRIIVTSHEPAYPEEGMPKARYRAYTVERAKGGVALTMTAGSAAVSKDSPPVFNNLLAYKDEIVPWVREMTDAVHEQGAAIMIQLTHLGRRTRWDKGDWLPVLAPSHHREPAHRAYPKKLEDWDIERVIKDFADAAERMKAGGMDGVELEAYGHLIDQFVSPLTNELDGPYGGSLDNRLRFCLDVFKAMRERVGDDFILGVRYTADERLPGGTSKSDGMEISRRLKDSGLIDYLNVIRGHIDTDPGLTDVIPIQGMANSPHLDFAGEIRAATNFPTFHAAKIPDVATARHAIAAGKVDMVGMTRAHLTDPHLVRKIIEKREEDIRPCVGANYCLDRIYQGGEAYCIHNPATGRELTMPHIISKAETRKKVVIVGAGPAGLEAARVCAERGHEVVVFEAADKAGGQIRLTAQSERRREMISIIEWRMSQCEKLGVTFRFNTWAEADAVQAENPDVVIIATGGLPHTEVLSHGNELVISAWDIISGDVKPGSNVLIFDDAGDHAGLQAAEFIAKAGGKVEIMTPDRSFAPEVMAMNLTPYMRSLQKLDATFTVTYRLEAVEKSGNELLAEIGSDYGGVTKTRSFDQIVVNNGTIPLDDLYFELKPLSSNRGEIAQDALIAGAPQAVVRNPDGTFQLFRIGDAVAARNTHAAIYDALRLAKDI is encoded by the coding sequence ATGTCGAACGATCCCCTTCTCCAGCCTTATCAGCTCAAGCATCTGACGCTCAGAAACCGCATCATCGTCACCTCGCACGAACCGGCCTATCCGGAAGAGGGCATGCCGAAGGCGCGCTATCGGGCCTATACGGTGGAGCGGGCGAAGGGCGGGGTGGCACTGACGATGACGGCCGGATCGGCGGCGGTATCGAAGGACAGCCCGCCGGTATTCAACAACCTGCTGGCCTACAAGGACGAGATCGTGCCGTGGGTTCGGGAAATGACCGACGCGGTGCACGAGCAGGGGGCGGCGATCATGATCCAGCTCACCCATCTCGGCCGCCGCACGCGCTGGGACAAGGGCGACTGGCTGCCGGTGCTGGCGCCCTCGCATCACCGCGAACCGGCTCACCGGGCCTATCCGAAGAAGCTCGAGGACTGGGATATCGAGCGCGTCATCAAGGATTTCGCCGACGCGGCGGAGCGGATGAAGGCTGGCGGCATGGACGGGGTCGAGCTGGAAGCCTACGGACACCTGATCGACCAGTTTGTCTCGCCTCTGACCAATGAACTCGACGGCCCCTATGGTGGCTCGCTCGACAATCGCCTGCGCTTCTGTCTCGACGTGTTCAAGGCGATGCGGGAGCGGGTCGGCGACGACTTCATTCTCGGCGTCCGCTACACCGCCGACGAGCGGCTGCCCGGAGGTACGAGCAAATCGGACGGCATGGAGATTTCCAGGCGGCTGAAGGACAGCGGCCTGATCGACTATCTGAACGTCATCCGCGGCCATATCGACACCGATCCGGGCCTGACCGATGTCATTCCGATCCAGGGCATGGCGAATTCTCCGCATCTCGACTTTGCCGGAGAAATCCGCGCCGCGACCAACTTCCCGACATTCCATGCGGCGAAGATCCCTGATGTCGCGACGGCCCGGCATGCGATCGCCGCCGGCAAGGTCGATATGGTCGGCATGACCCGTGCGCACCTCACAGATCCGCATCTGGTGCGCAAGATCATCGAGAAGCGTGAGGAGGACATCCGCCCCTGCGTGGGTGCCAACTACTGTCTCGATCGTATCTATCAGGGCGGGGAAGCCTATTGCATACACAATCCGGCAACCGGCCGCGAACTGACGATGCCGCACATTATTTCGAAAGCCGAGACGCGGAAGAAAGTGGTGATCGTCGGCGCCGGGCCTGCCGGTCTGGAAGCCGCCCGCGTTTGTGCCGAGCGCGGCCATGAGGTCGTGGTGTTCGAGGCAGCCGACAAGGCCGGCGGACAGATCCGTCTGACGGCGCAAAGCGAGCGCCGCCGCGAGATGATCAGCATCATCGAATGGCGGATGAGCCAGTGCGAAAAGCTTGGCGTGACGTTCCGCTTCAACACCTGGGCGGAAGCCGATGCCGTTCAGGCGGAAAACCCTGACGTCGTGATCATCGCGACTGGCGGCCTGCCGCACACCGAGGTCCTGTCGCACGGCAACGAACTGGTGATTTCCGCATGGGACATCATTTCCGGCGACGTCAAGCCGGGCAGCAACGTGCTGATCTTCGACGATGCTGGGGACCATGCCGGCCTGCAGGCGGCCGAGTTCATTGCCAAGGCGGGTGGCAAGGTCGAGATCATGACGCCGGACCGCTCGTTTGCGCCGGAGGTCATGGCAATGAACCTGACGCCCTATATGCGCTCGCTGCAGAAGCTCGATGCAACGTTCACCGTCACTTACCGTCTGGAGGCGGTGGAAAAGAGCGGCAACGAACTGCTGGCCGAGATCGGCAGCGACTACGGCGGTGTCACAAAGACGCGCTCCTTCGACCAGATCGTCGTCAACAACGGCACCATTCCGCTCGACGATCTCTATTTCGAGCTGAAGCCGCTGTCATCCAATCGGGGCGAGATTGCCCAGGATGCACTGATTGCCGGGGCCCCGCAGGCGGTGGTCCGCAATCCGGACGGGACCTTCCAGCTGTTCCGGATCGGCGATGCCGTTGCCGCGCGCAATACGCATGCCGCCATTTACGACGCGCTGCGGCTTGCCAAGGATATCTGA
- a CDS encoding flavin reductase family protein, with protein MIAGNVPSHGEHVFVPDAENARPFRNALGSFTTGVTVVTAMGPEGPTGMTVNSFASVSLDPPLVLWSPAKSSARHGIYTDAEHYVIHVLGADQHDLSARFTRGGAGFDGLPWYENGEGAPIIPGTLARFECARSTLHDAGDHTIVIGRVLRAAHREGDPLCFSRGSFGRFALNG; from the coding sequence ATGATTGCTGGCAATGTGCCGTCCCACGGCGAACATGTCTTCGTGCCGGATGCAGAGAATGCGCGGCCGTTCCGCAATGCGCTCGGCAGCTTCACGACGGGTGTGACCGTCGTCACCGCGATGGGGCCGGAAGGTCCCACCGGCATGACGGTCAACAGCTTCGCCTCTGTCTCACTCGATCCGCCGCTCGTCCTCTGGTCGCCGGCAAAGAGTTCGGCCCGTCACGGCATCTACACCGACGCCGAGCATTACGTCATTCATGTTCTTGGCGCCGACCAGCATGATCTCAGCGCCCGCTTCACCCGCGGCGGAGCCGGTTTCGACGGCCTGCCCTGGTACGAGAATGGCGAAGGTGCGCCGATCATTCCCGGCACGCTTGCCCGCTTCGAATGCGCCCGCTCGACCCTGCACGACGCCGGCGATCATACGATCGTCATCGGCAGGGTGCTGCGCGCCGCCCATCGCGAGGGCGATCCCCTTTGCTTCTCGCGCGGCAGCTTCGGCCGTTTCGCCTTGAACGGCTGA
- a CDS encoding aldo/keto reductase family oxidoreductase, which produces MERIDIAPGLTLSRLVYGMWRLAEDTDTSPARIEAKVEACLEQGITTMDHADIYGGYTVEGIFGHALKAAPALRDKIEIVTKCGIVAPAGRHAATRVKHYDTSAAHINASVEASLKDLATDRIDLLLIHRPDPFMDADETGPALDTLVKSGKVRSVGVSNFRPWDFSLLQSSMEETLVTNQIELSLIHTPAFTNGDLAFLQERMIAPMAWSPLGGGSLFDGSRPELLAALKRIGTEQGVDETAVAIAWLLAHPARIMPVLGTNRLDRIARIADAAKVEIDRQTWFELYTIATGKEVP; this is translated from the coding sequence ATGGAACGCATCGACATCGCCCCTGGTCTCACCCTCAGCCGCCTCGTCTACGGCATGTGGCGTCTCGCCGAAGACACGGACACCTCGCCGGCCCGCATCGAGGCGAAGGTGGAGGCATGCCTCGAACAGGGCATCACCACGATGGACCATGCCGACATTTACGGCGGCTACACGGTGGAAGGCATCTTCGGCCATGCACTAAAGGCCGCGCCGGCGCTGCGAGACAAGATCGAGATCGTCACCAAATGCGGCATCGTGGCACCCGCCGGCCGCCATGCGGCCACCCGCGTCAAGCATTACGACACCTCCGCCGCCCACATCAACGCCTCCGTCGAGGCTTCGCTGAAGGACCTTGCCACCGATCGCATCGACCTTCTGCTGATCCACCGGCCGGATCCGTTCATGGATGCCGATGAAACCGGTCCGGCGCTGGATACACTGGTAAAATCCGGCAAGGTCAGAAGCGTCGGCGTTTCGAATTTCCGCCCGTGGGATTTCTCGCTTCTCCAGTCGTCGATGGAAGAGACGCTGGTCACCAACCAGATCGAACTGAGCCTCATCCACACCCCGGCCTTCACCAACGGCGACCTCGCCTTCCTGCAGGAGCGGATGATTGCGCCGATGGCATGGTCGCCGCTCGGCGGCGGGTCGCTGTTCGATGGTTCGCGGCCGGAGCTGCTGGCTGCCCTGAAGCGGATCGGGACGGAACAGGGCGTCGACGAAACGGCGGTGGCGATTGCCTGGCTGCTGGCGCACCCTGCCCGCATCATGCCGGTTCTCGGCACCAATCGCCTCGACCGGATCGCCCGCATCGCCGACGCCGCCAAGGTCGAGATCGATCGACAGACATGGTTCGAACTCTACACGATCGCCACCGGAAAAGAGGTCCCCTGA
- a CDS encoding LLM class flavin-dependent oxidoreductase has translation MTIVPVTSADLDAAEVSWFSALCSDDYEFLGVPDGRLRSDFEHCSDIVTTAERLGFRNILCPSSYQVGQDTLSFVAGCAPLTDSINFLAAIRCGEMQPIMLARTVATLDHMLKGRLTLNVISSDFPGEVADSAFRYKRSHEVVEILRQAWTRDTIDFEGEVYNFKGVTTEPARPYQQNGGPLLYFGGYSPDALELCGAQCDVYLMWPEPREQLAERMKAVNERASAHGRTLDYGLRVHMIVRDTEKEAREYADHLVSKLDDEYGKLIRDRAHDSISLGVSHQARARELADKFGYIEPHLWTGIGRARSGCGAAIVGSTDQVLSELEAYRNMGIRAFILSGYPHLDEAEHFGTKVLPQLKTCSLPHEYGRVPAETPATPLGNGVRH, from the coding sequence ATGACCATCGTCCCCGTCACCTCTGCCGACCTTGATGCCGCGGAAGTGTCCTGGTTCTCCGCCCTGTGCTCGGACGACTATGAATTCCTCGGCGTGCCGGACGGCCGCCTGCGGTCTGATTTCGAACACTGCTCCGACATCGTGACGACCGCCGAGCGTCTCGGCTTCCGCAACATCCTCTGCCCGTCCTCCTATCAGGTCGGCCAGGACACGCTTTCCTTTGTCGCCGGCTGCGCGCCGCTGACCGACAGCATCAACTTCCTCGCTGCCATTCGCTGCGGAGAAATGCAGCCGATCATGCTGGCCCGCACCGTGGCGACGCTCGATCACATGCTGAAGGGCCGGCTGACGCTGAACGTCATCAGCTCCGATTTTCCGGGTGAAGTCGCCGACAGCGCCTTCCGCTACAAGCGCAGCCACGAGGTCGTCGAGATCCTGCGCCAGGCATGGACGCGCGATACGATCGACTTCGAAGGCGAGGTCTACAATTTCAAGGGTGTGACGACCGAGCCCGCCCGGCCCTATCAGCAGAATGGCGGACCGCTTCTCTACTTCGGCGGCTACTCGCCGGATGCGTTAGAGCTCTGCGGCGCCCAGTGCGACGTCTACCTGATGTGGCCGGAACCGAGGGAGCAGCTCGCCGAGCGCATGAAGGCCGTCAACGAGCGCGCAAGCGCCCATGGTCGCACGCTGGATTACGGCCTGCGCGTCCACATGATCGTCCGCGACACGGAGAAGGAAGCGCGCGAATATGCGGACCATCTCGTCTCAAAGCTCGACGACGAATACGGCAAGCTGATCCGCGATCGCGCCCATGATTCGATCTCGCTCGGCGTTTCCCACCAGGCACGCGCACGCGAGCTCGCCGACAAATTCGGCTATATCGAGCCGCATCTGTGGACCGGCATCGGCCGTGCCCGCTCGGGCTGCGGCGCCGCGATCGTCGGTTCGACCGACCAGGTGCTGTCCGAACTGGAGGCCTATCGCAATATGGGCATCCGCGCCTTCATCCTTTCCGGCTATCCGCACCTTGACGAGGCCGAACATTTCGGCACCAAGGTTCTGCCGCAGCTGAAAACCTGTTCGCTGCCGCATGAATATGGACGCGTGCCGGCTGAAACCCCGGCGACGCCACTTGGAAACGGAGTTCGCCACTGA
- a CDS encoding GntR family transcriptional regulator: MQSNQTRGSLPAYLQIVELLVRDIAANRLVDGERLPPEREMATQLGVAVGTLRKSLAELESRGLLERVQGSGNYVRAISDPKSVYAMFRLELIGGGGLPTAEALSVERLKKPDGLPAFGASPDAHRIRRIRYLSGKPAALEEIWLDSRYAEAITLDDLSESLYLFYRQKLGLWITRAEDQVGLGAVPDWTRAPFAMVAGAPVPLVTRVSEAQDGARAEVSFSWFDPDIARYVARLK, encoded by the coding sequence ATGCAGTCAAATCAAACGCGAGGCAGCCTTCCGGCCTATCTGCAGATCGTCGAACTGCTCGTTCGCGATATCGCTGCGAACCGGCTGGTCGATGGCGAGCGGCTGCCGCCGGAGCGAGAAATGGCGACCCAGCTGGGTGTCGCGGTCGGCACATTGCGCAAGTCGCTGGCGGAACTCGAAAGCCGAGGCCTCCTGGAGCGGGTCCAGGGCTCCGGCAACTACGTCCGCGCGATCAGCGACCCGAAAAGCGTCTATGCCATGTTCCGGCTCGAACTGATCGGCGGCGGCGGATTGCCGACAGCCGAGGCGCTCAGCGTCGAACGCCTGAAAAAGCCGGATGGATTGCCGGCCTTCGGTGCGTCGCCGGACGCCCATCGCATTCGCCGGATCCGCTACCTCTCCGGCAAGCCGGCAGCGCTGGAGGAGATCTGGCTCGACAGTCGCTACGCGGAGGCGATCACCCTGGATGACCTTTCTGAATCCCTCTACCTCTTCTACCGGCAGAAGCTTGGCCTCTGGATTACGCGCGCCGAAGATCAGGTGGGTCTCGGCGCCGTTCCGGACTGGACGCGGGCACCATTTGCCATGGTTGCTGGCGCGCCCGTGCCGCTCGTGACCCGCGTCAGTGAGGCCCAGGATGGCGCCCGCGCCGAAGTTTCCTTCAGCTGGTTCGATCCCGATATCGCCCGCTACGTCGCCCGTCTCAAATAG
- a CDS encoding Gfo/Idh/MocA family protein encodes MKTLNYGIIGCGMMGHEHLRNIALLQNARVAAIFEPDAAMRATASAMVPEAVLAGSIAELLAVDDVNCLLIASPNYLHLAQLEEIAAIRPLPVLVEKPLFTAPADAERLAALRAAYPAPIWVAMEYRYMPPVARLIEQADEATGGIRMLTIREHRFPFLEKVGDWNRFNRNTGGTLVEKCCHFFDLMRHILKSDPVRIMASGGQSVNHLDEFYDGERSDIWDNAYVIVDFASGARAMLELCMFAEGSRFQEEISAVGPKGKIECHVPGPGRFWPEHLGAPPVPEVVVSPREPAGPRTIEIPVDPQLLAAGDHNGSTFYQHQRFQRVVAGQQEVEVGLKDGWWAVAMGMAAQQSATTGQAVDLTAVGYKVR; translated from the coding sequence ATGAAAACGCTGAATTACGGCATTATCGGTTGTGGCATGATGGGGCACGAGCACCTGCGCAACATCGCGCTCCTGCAGAACGCCCGGGTGGCGGCGATCTTCGAGCCCGACGCCGCCATGCGGGCAACGGCATCGGCCATGGTGCCGGAGGCGGTGCTTGCCGGATCGATTGCCGAGCTTCTCGCGGTCGATGACGTCAATTGCCTGCTGATCGCCAGCCCGAATTATCTGCATCTCGCCCAGCTCGAGGAAATCGCGGCCATCCGGCCGCTGCCCGTGCTCGTCGAGAAGCCGCTGTTCACGGCACCGGCGGATGCCGAGCGCCTTGCCGCGCTGCGCGCCGCCTATCCCGCGCCCATCTGGGTGGCCATGGAGTACCGTTACATGCCGCCCGTCGCCCGCCTGATCGAACAGGCGGACGAGGCGACAGGCGGCATCCGCATGTTGACGATCCGCGAGCATCGGTTTCCGTTTCTCGAGAAGGTCGGCGACTGGAACCGTTTCAACCGCAACACGGGCGGCACGCTGGTCGAAAAATGCTGCCACTTCTTCGACCTGATGCGCCATATCCTGAAGTCCGATCCGGTCCGGATCATGGCGTCGGGCGGCCAGTCCGTGAACCATCTCGACGAATTCTATGATGGCGAGCGGTCGGACATCTGGGACAACGCCTATGTGATCGTCGATTTTGCGTCGGGCGCGCGGGCGATGCTGGAACTCTGCATGTTCGCCGAAGGCTCGCGCTTTCAGGAGGAGATCTCCGCCGTCGGGCCAAAAGGCAAGATCGAGTGCCACGTGCCGGGTCCCGGACGCTTCTGGCCGGAGCATCTCGGCGCGCCGCCAGTGCCCGAGGTCGTGGTGTCGCCGCGCGAACCTGCCGGTCCCCGCACCATCGAAATTCCCGTCGATCCGCAGCTTCTTGCCGCCGGAGATCACAACGGCTCGACCTTCTACCAGCATCAGCGCTTTCAGCGCGTGGTCGCCGGTCAGCAGGAGGTCGAGGTCGGCCTAAAGGACGGCTGGTGGGCCGTGGCTATGGGCATGGCGGCGCAGCAGTCGGCGACGACCGGCCAGGCGGTCGATCTGACCGCAGTGGGTTACAAGGTGCGCTGA
- a CDS encoding LacI family DNA-binding transcriptional regulator: MALNTITGKRGRPSRKVRLEDIAARCGVSLSTASRALAGEKGVRPEIRAQVAEMAKTLNYSVPASVAGRKVILAASSVAMIDYVRNQFTAQVLEGLHQRAETLGVEIVTQPVSNTASDIDTLRQSLEDEQVAGFLFMTLDEEEVLALTRDFGKPVILVNGDDPLMRLSSVTPCNRSAAAMGTDHLRRLGHERILFLMRRGRRTIERRYEGWRDVMLQQGAEDIADLVVEVDDWLPDLAADAIKKRIEARGLDFSAILTAGESLALGAMAGVSRAGYRVPSDVSVIGMDDLPQAAFYSPPLTSIHVPMRDIGAAALDLLIDSVSGIPGPARRVELACHIVERQSTARARHG, from the coding sequence ATTGCCTTGAACACGATTACCGGAAAGCGGGGCAGGCCGAGCCGCAAGGTGCGGCTGGAGGACATCGCGGCGCGTTGTGGCGTGTCGCTGAGCACGGCGTCGCGGGCGCTCGCCGGCGAAAAGGGCGTGCGGCCGGAAATCCGCGCGCAGGTCGCCGAAATGGCCAAGACGCTGAATTACAGCGTTCCCGCCTCCGTCGCCGGCAGAAAGGTGATCCTGGCGGCCAGCAGCGTCGCGATGATCGACTATGTGCGCAACCAGTTCACCGCGCAGGTGCTGGAAGGGCTGCATCAGCGGGCCGAAACGCTGGGCGTGGAGATCGTCACCCAGCCGGTTTCCAATACGGCAAGCGACATCGACACCCTTCGCCAGTCGCTGGAAGACGAGCAGGTCGCCGGCTTCCTGTTCATGACGCTGGACGAGGAGGAGGTGCTGGCGCTGACCCGCGATTTCGGCAAGCCGGTCATCCTGGTCAACGGCGACGACCCCTTGATGCGCCTTTCCAGCGTCACGCCCTGCAATCGATCCGCCGCCGCAATGGGCACCGATCACCTGCGACGCCTCGGCCACGAACGCATCCTCTTCCTCATGCGCCGAGGCCGGCGCACCATCGAACGGCGTTACGAAGGCTGGCGCGACGTCATGCTGCAACAGGGCGCGGAAGACATTGCCGACCTGGTCGTCGAGGTCGACGACTGGCTGCCCGACCTCGCCGCCGACGCCATCAAGAAGCGCATCGAGGCGCGCGGGCTGGACTTTTCCGCCATCCTGACGGCGGGTGAAAGCCTTGCGCTCGGCGCCATGGCCGGCGTCAGCCGTGCGGGCTACCGCGTGCCCTCCGACGTGTCCGTCATTGGCATGGACGACCTGCCGCAGGCGGCCTTCTACAGTCCGCCGCTGACCTCGATCCACGTGCCGATGCGCGATATCGGCGCTGCGGCGCTCGACCTTCTGATCGACAGCGTGAGCGGCATTCCCGGCCCGGCCCGACGTGTGGAACTCGCCTGCCATATCGTCGAACGCCAATCCACGGCCCGCGCCAGACACGGATGA
- a CDS encoding glycoside hydrolase family 105 protein, with protein MIPDGRALRERLTLLVDGMTNLRHDGQYDEPNLDGTPGDYISFNSWEWPQGVGLYGLVRLWQQSGDAALKPLIEKWYGDRIAAGLPTLNINTTAPMLALSLLWRETRDARWVPVMDQWADRILKEMPRTPERGLPHIVSDKINDQELWDDTLVMVGLFLASYGHASGRKELVDEACHQFLLHTRYLADPKSGLWFHGWTFDGRHNFARALWARGNCWITLGILDLIELADIPAPVRTFLIGVLETQIDALLRLQAPSGAWHTLLDDPTSYEEISATAGFGYGLMKAARLGVGPKECRDAGLRALQVVVDNIDDSGTVSNVSYGTRMGHDLQFYKDIPIQPTGYGQALAILCLTEGLQHVGRNEEAAA; from the coding sequence ATGATTCCAGACGGACGCGCCTTGCGCGAACGATTGACGCTGCTTGTCGATGGTATGACGAACCTGCGCCATGACGGGCAGTACGACGAGCCGAACCTGGACGGCACGCCCGGCGACTATATCAGCTTCAATTCCTGGGAATGGCCGCAGGGCGTCGGCCTCTATGGCCTCGTGCGCCTCTGGCAGCAGTCGGGCGATGCGGCGCTGAAGCCGCTTATTGAAAAGTGGTATGGCGATCGCATCGCGGCGGGCCTGCCGACGCTCAACATCAACACCACCGCGCCGATGCTGGCGCTCTCGCTCCTGTGGCGCGAAACGCGCGACGCGCGCTGGGTCCCGGTCATGGATCAGTGGGCCGACCGCATATTGAAAGAGATGCCGCGCACGCCGGAACGCGGCCTGCCGCACATCGTCTCGGACAAGATCAACGATCAGGAACTCTGGGACGACACGCTGGTCATGGTCGGCCTGTTCCTCGCCTCCTACGGTCACGCTTCCGGCCGCAAGGAACTGGTCGACGAAGCCTGCCACCAGTTCCTGCTGCACACCCGCTATCTGGCCGATCCCAAGTCCGGCCTCTGGTTCCATGGCTGGACGTTCGACGGTCGGCACAATTTCGCCCGGGCGCTCTGGGCGCGTGGCAATTGCTGGATCACGCTCGGCATCCTCGACCTGATCGAGCTTGCCGACATTCCGGCGCCGGTCCGCACCTTCCTGATCGGCGTTCTCGAAACGCAGATCGATGCGCTTCTCAGGCTGCAGGCACCGTCGGGCGCCTGGCACACGCTGCTGGACGATCCGACCTCCTACGAAGAGATCTCGGCGACGGCGGGCTTCGGCTACGGGCTGATGAAGGCCGCACGCCTCGGTGTCGGACCGAAGGAATGCCGCGATGCCGGGCTTCGCGCCCTTCAGGTCGTGGTCGACAATATCGACGACAGCGGTACGGTCTCGAACGTGTCCTACGGCACCCGCATGGGGCACGACCTGCAGTTCTACAAGGACATCCCGATCCAGCCGACCGGTTACGGCCAGGCGCTGGCGATCCTCTGCCTGACGGAAGGTCTGCAGCATGTCGGCAGAAACGAGGAGGCTGCGGCATGA